The bacterium genomic sequence GGGAGGCCATTACGAGATGGGGATTGTCGCCGAGCCCCCGGAGAAGAATGAAAAAAAGAAGAGGCGGAGAAGAGGAAAGGCCGAGCAGAAGACGGAAAAGAAAAAAGGAATTCCTGTTGTCGTGAAACCTTTTCGCCTGGATCGTTTTGAAGTCACCAACGCGATGTATGCGCGCTTTGTCCGGGAAACAGGCCATCCGGCCCCTCCCTTCTGGGAGAGGCCGCACTTTCACGGCGAGCACATCCCCGTGGTCGGGGTGAGTTGGCATGAGGCGCGCGCGTATTGCGCTTGGGCGGGCAAGCGGCTTCCGGCGGAAAAAGAATGGGAGTTTGCCGCCAAGGGCGGCGCGATGGGCCGCCCCTATCCCTGGGGATCGAAGCTGGAGGACCGAAACGCGGTCTACGGCCTGCCGCCCGATCGCGGCGGACCGAAGGCGGTGGGGCGCCGCCCGGAGGGCGCCAGCCCCTATGGCGCCGAGGACATGGCCGGAAACGTCTGGGAATGGGTGGAGGATACTTTTCGGGCCCGCCTCGAGGACAGCCAGCCCATCGTGCGCGGCGGAAAAGCCTACCGCACCCTCCGCGGCGGCTCGTGGGTCAATTCCAGCCGGGAGCTGGCTACGATCGCCCGGACCGGGGACGTCCCCGGCCGCCGCCTGCCGGTCTATGGTTTCCGGTGCGCGGCAAACGCCCCGTAATGCGGTATGATGCCTGCCACCAATCCGGCGAGCGACTCCAAAACGAGGGAGGATATAGAATGTTGTCCCGTTATGTGATAGCAGCGGCGGCTCTGGCAGCGGCCCTGGCTTTCGGCGGCGCCTCTTCGTACTCCTGGGCGCAATCACCGGCGGAATCCCCCCAGGGAAATCCGCCTCCCGCGACGACGCCTGCACAGACACCCGCACAGCAACCCCCCCCGCAGGCGCCCGAGCCCCCTGCGCAGCCCCAGCGGCCGCTCGATCTGGTCGTGAGCGTCACCATGGCCACCGGAAAAGTGGAAACCTTTCACAGGCAGATCGACGAGATGGAGATCATCACCCGGCCCGATGGAGGACTGGAGATGATCCATCTGGTGCTGGTCGCCGGCGGGGAACGGAACACCCACGTCTGGTACAACTACTCCCAGGTGGCGAAGCTGAGCTACCGTTTCGTGACGGCCGAGGGAAAGAAGAAGGTGAAGGTGCGCGTGCTCAACCCATCGGTCCCTACCCGCTCGCTGACGGACCGGCTCGAGCCGCTGAGCCCCGAGGAATACCGCTAGCCGCCGGCCGGATCCTTTTGAGCGATACAAGGAAGTCCATGACCTACAAGGGATACACGAACCCCGATCTGGTTTGGCCGCCCGAGCGCCTCAAGGAGCGGATCGGGGAGATGAAGGGCCCCGATCTGGTGCTCGTGGACACACGTCCCGCGCCGGATTTCTGCGCCGGACATATCGAGGGCGCGGCCCATTTCGACATCTACGGCGTCTCGCTGAACGACACCCGCCCCGAGGCGCTCTCGGCCTTCACCTGGATGCTCGCGTATCTCATGGAGATCCGCGGCGTTGACTACGGCAAGACAGTGGTCTTCTACGAAGCGAACAGCGGCTTTCGCGCCGCGCGGGGATTCTGGTTTCTCGAATACTTCGGCCACGAAGACGTGCACATCCTCGACGGGGGATTTGAGGCATGGAAAAAAGCCGGCCTGCCCGTCACACGGGAGGCGTGGCCGATGGCGCCCAAC encodes the following:
- a CDS encoding SUMF1/EgtB/PvdO family nonheme iron enzyme produces the protein MFLNPNPKPASRFTRLSFSRALALTGIVLAAASCALVAGETPPKHVVLAPPPATFLPPADAAKPPSPALALSRKGERAYLQEDYDAAERFFRDALRIEPGALHALTGMGWTLYDDGRPKGALPFFLKARKLHPNDGSAQRGLGYLYYRSGDKEKARQMLGSLDKEKWPELANIDAELRRKKTTPPAKTAPSQAGSAPPKEARAIPSPPKPASRKMAAPALALRPSYANMVEVPGGHYEMGIVAEPPEKNEKKKRRRRGKAEQKTEKKKGIPVVVKPFRLDRFEVTNAMYARFVRETGHPAPPFWERPHFHGEHIPVVGVSWHEARAYCAWAGKRLPAEKEWEFAAKGGAMGRPYPWGSKLEDRNAVYGLPPDRGGPKAVGRRPEGASPYGAEDMAGNVWEWVEDTFRARLEDSQPIVRGGKAYRTLRGGSWVNSSRELATIARTGDVPGRRLPVYGFRCAANAP